The region TGAAGGTCCTGCCCGACGGCTGGATGTGCCCCGAGGCGGAATTCTATGTGAACCCCACGGGCAAGTTCGTCATCGGCGGCCCGGACGGCGACGCCGGCCTGACGGGCCGCAAGATCATCGTCGACACCTACGGCGGTGCCGCCCCCCACGGCGGCGGCGCCTTCTCTGGCAAGGACCCGACCAAGGTCGACCGTTCGGCCGCCTATGCCGCCCGCTATGTCGCCAAGAACGTGGTCGCCGCCGGCCTGTCCGAGCGTTGCACCATCCAGGTCGCCTATGCCATCGGCGTGTCCAAGCCGCTGGCCCTCTACGTCAACCTGCACGGCACCGGCGAGGTGGACGAGGCCCGCATCGAGAAGGCGATCATGGAGGTCATGGACCTGTCGCCCCGAGGCATCCGCGAGCACCTGAAGCTGAACCGCCCGATCTATGCCCGCACCGCGGCCTACGGCCACTTCGGCCGCGAGCCCGAGGCCGACGGCGGCTTCTCGTGGGAGAAGCTCGACCTGGTCGACGCGCTCAAGTCGGCGGTCCGCTGAGGCCTGGACCACGGCATTACATGGTTCGACAGGCTCACCATGAGGAGAAACTTTTTGCCACAAAGATTCCCCTCATCCTGAGCCTGTCGAAGGACGCACAACGGTTCTGCAAGCCATGACGGACACCGCCCCGCTCCGGCGCAAGATCTACGGCCGGCGCACCGGCCACAAGCTGCGGGCCAAGCAGTCGGACCTGATGGGCAGTGTCCTGCCGCGCTTGGCCGTACCGCTGCCGGAACCGGGCGAGACGATCGACCCCAGGAGCCTGTTTCCCCAACCGGTGCGCGCCGTCTGGTTCGAGATCGGCTTTGGCGGCGGCGAGCATCTGGCCGCCCAGGCGGAAGCCAACCCCGACGTCGGCCTGATCGGCGCCGAACCTTTCGTCAACGGCATGGCCAGCCTTTTGCGCCATGTCGACGAGCGGTCCTTGCGCAATGTCCGGGTGCTGGCCGACGATGCCCGCCTGCTGCTGGCGGGCCTTGCCCCCGGCAGCCTGGAGAAGGCCTTCCTGCTGTTCCCCGATCCCTGGCCCAAGTCGCGCCACTTCAAGCGTCGCTTCGTGCAGACCGAAACCCTCGACCTGCTGGCCCGGGCCCTGGCGGACGGCGGCGAATTCCGCGTCGCCAGCGATATCATGGGTTACATCGAGTGGACGCTGGGCGTGGCCATGAAGCACCCCGATTTCGAGTGGCTGGCGCAAGGCCCGGCCGACTGGCGCGCGCGAACCCCCGACTGGCCGCCCACCCGCTACGAGGCCAAGGCGATCGCCGCCGGCCGCAAGCCAGCCTACCTGCGCTTCCGCCGCCGCCCGCGCTAAAAACGCCCTCTCCGCCGCTTGCGGCGGAGAGGACTTTTAAGGATCAGGCCGGCTTCTCCAGGACCATCCAGAATTCGTTGTGGTCGCGCAGGGTGTCGTAGAGCCGCAGCGGCCGCAGGCGGCAATGGCCCAGGGCCACCAGCATGGCCATGATCGCGCGCATGCTGGCCGGGGTGAAATACCAGGCATGGACGTCGAGATAGCGGCCGGCCGAATTCCGGTAGAGTTCGAGGGCATGGGCCACGCGCTCGGTCGCCAGGGCGGGTGCCGGGCCGTGATCGCCCGCCCAATGGCGCACGCAGCCGTTGTGGGTGGTCAGGGCCACATGTTCGATCACCGCCCGCAGCGTGTGCACGCGCCGCGCCGAGGCATGGGCGTCGAGCACGTCGGCGATGGTGCTCTCGGCGATGTAGTAGTCGAAGCAATAGCGCTTGTCGGGCACGATCACGAAATAGCGCCCGCCCGGCTTCAGGCGCCGCTCGACACAGGCCAGATGATGAATGAAGTCGGGGCTGTGCTCGATGTTGTGGCTGCTGACCACCACGTCGAAGGTCTCGCCGATGCTGTCGAGATCGCCGGTCGGCGAGACATGGTGAATGTCGGGGATGGTCGACGGGTCGAGGCCGTGCTCGCCCGCCCGCGCCACCAACTCGGGCTTGGTCAGGACATCGAAATAGCGCACCTGCGGCCCCGACAGGATGGGGGCGTTGAACGGGCCGATTTCCAGCGCGCTGAGGTGCGGGCGGATCAGCGCGGTGAAATCCCCCCGGCAGCGCAGGCTGTTGGTCCGGCGCCCCTCGGCCCGGCCCCACTGCCGGTAGTGGGACAGCAGCAACTCGTCCGACATGACCGACAGGTCGGGATAGGTCGAGCGATAGCAGGCCGCATCGAATTCCAGCGGCAGGTCGTTTGCGGGGGGCAGCGCGTTCATGGGGCCTGATTCTGGGGCATTCGGGCGCCAAATCAACAGCCGCGCGGCGGCACCGACCGGCAATCCGGGGAAGGTACTTGAAAATTGCCGCGTTCCCCTGTAGATCAGCGCTCACATAGCCCGAGTGTGACCCTCGGGATGAGACGGAAGCGGGCCACACGGCCCGCTTCGTCGTTTCAAAGACCCTGCCACTCAAGGATATCGCTGACGCATGGAACTGACCGCCCGAATTGCCGCCTTGATCGAACCCTCGCTGTTGTCGATGGGCTTCCTTCTGGTGCGAGTCCGGTTCGGCGGCGCCAGGCGCCCGACCCTGCAGATCATGGCCGAGCGGCCCGACGGCACCATGAGTGTCGAGGATTGCGCCGAGGTCAGCCGGGCGGTATCGGCGATCCTGGACGTTGAAGACCCGATCACCAGCGAGTATGTCCTGGAAGTGTCGTCGCCCGGCATCGACCGGCCCTTGATGAAGCTCGAAGACTATCGCCGGTTCGGCGGCTACGAGGCCAAGATCGAGACGGTCCTGCCGGTCGAGGGGCGCAAGCGCTACCGTGGCCGCATTCGCGGGGTCGAGGGCGAGGATATCCTGGTCGAGGTCGACGGCACGCTCTACCGGCTGCCCTTCTCCCTGATCGGCGAGGCCCGCTTGGTCCTGACCGACGACCTGATCGAGGCCAGCCTCAAGGGTGCGCTGCCGCCGCCGGGTGTCGACGACGAAGACGAAGACGAAGATGAGAATACCGCGGCGCCCGGCGGCGACGCGGCCGCAACGAGCCAAGATCTAAGGTGACGACAATGGCAGTCAGCGCGAACCGGCTGGAACTTCTGCAGATCGCCGACGCGGTCGCCCGCGAGAAATCGATCGACAAGTTCGTCGTCCTCGAGGCGATGGAAGAGGCGATCCAGAAGGCGGCCCGCTCGCGCTACGGCAGCGAGAACGAGATCCGCGCCGAAATCGACCCCAAGACCGGCGACATCCGCCTCTATCGCCTGCTCGAAGTGGTCGAGATGGTGGAGAACGACGCCACCCAGATCCCCCTGGAAGAGGCCCTGGCCCGCAACCCGGCCGCCCAGGTCGGTGACTTCCTGTCGGAAGCCCTGCCGCCGCTGGATTTCGGCCGCATCGCCGCCCAGACCGCCAAGCAGGTGATCGTGCAGAAGGTGCGCGATGCCGAGCGCGACCGCCAGTACGAGGAATACAAGGACCGCATCGGCGAGATCGTCAACGGCATCGTCAAGCGCGTCGAATACGGCAACGTGGTGGTCGACCTGGGCCGCGCCGAGGCGATCATGCGCCGCGACGAAGGCCTGCCGCGCGAGACCTTCCACAACGGCGACCGCGCCCGCGCCTATGTCTATGATGTGCGCCGCGAGGCCCGCGGCCCGCAGATCTTCCTCTCCCGCACCCATCCGCAGTTCATGGCCAAGCTGTTTGCCCAGGAAGTGCCGGAAGTCTATGACGGCGTGATCGAGATCAAGGCCGTGGCCCGCGATCCCTCCAGCCGCGCCAAGATCGCCGTGATCAGCCGCGACTCGTCGATCGACCCGGTCGGCGCCTGCGTCGGCATGCGCGGCAGCCGCGTCCAGGCCGTGGTCGGCGAATTGCAGGGCGAGAAGATCGACATCATCGAATGGTCGCCCGATCCGGCGACCTTCATCGTCAACGCGCTGGCCCCCGCCGAAGTCTCCAAGGTGGTGCTGGACGAGGACACCAAGCGCATCGAGGTGGTGGTGCCGGACGACCAGCTTTCGCTGGCCATCGGCCGCCGCGGCCAGAATGTCCGCCTGGCCTCGCAGCTCACCGGCTGGGACATCGACATCCTGACCGAGGCCGAAGAGTCGACAAGGCGCCAGGAAGAGTTCCGCGCCAAGTCCGAGATGTTCGCCCGCGACCTCGACGTCGAGGAGACCATCGCCCAGTTGCTGGCGGCCGAAGGCTTCACCTCGATCGAGGAAGTCGCCTATGTCGCCGAGGACGAGCTTTCGGGCATCCAGGGCTTCGACGAGGAAATCGCCGGCGCCCTGCAGGCCCGCGCCCGCGAGAAGATCGACGAGCGCGATGCCCGCTTCGAGGTGGAACGCAAGGAGATGGGGGTCGAGGACGCCGTCGCCGCGCTGCCGAACATGACCCCGTCGATGCTGGTGGTGCTGGGCAAGGCCGGCGTCAAGACACTGGACGACTTCGCCGATCTAGCGACGGACGAGCTGACCAGCCCCAAGGACGGGCTGCTGAAGGACTTCGATCTCGACGACGCGACCGCGACCGAAATGGTCATGGCCGCCCGCGCCCACTGGTTTGCCGATGAGGAGGAGGACGATGAACAGACCTCCTCTGACGCCATCGCCTGACGCCCCGACGCCGTCGGCTGATGCGTCAGCCGACGACGGGCCGGGTCCGATCCGGCGTTGCATCGCGACAGGAGATAAGCTCCCGCGCGAGACGATGATCCGCTATGTCGTGAGCCCGGGCGGGGAGCTGGTGCCGGACCTCAAGGCCGTGCTGCCGGGCCGAGGTTTCTGGACCCAGGCCTCGCGCGCGGCGGTGGATCTTGCGCTGAAGAAGGGCCTGTTCCGCAAGGCGGCGGCGCGCGGCGGGCTGGACGGCCAGCTGACCCTGCCCGAAGGCCTGAGCGACCGGCTTGAACTGCTCTTGACCCGCCGGTGCCTGGATTTTCTGGGCCTGGCGCGGCGGGCCGGCGAGGTCATCGCTGGTTTCGACAAGATCGAGACCTATATACGAAAGTCGGCCCCTGGCCTGCCCCCCATTGGCGCGCTGCTGGCCGCCAGCGACGGTGCCGCGGACGGCAAGCGAAAGCTGAAGCAACTGGCCCGCGACACACCGCGGATCGAGATCCTGACCTGCGCCGAATTGAGTTTGGCTTTGGGCCGGGAAAATGTCATACATGCTGCCTTCAAACCCGGCCGGTTGGCAGACCAATTTCTTGGCGAGGCACGGCGCCTCGCCGGGTTTCGTGTATTGGATGCAGCTTTTACCGCTGCGAATGCCCTGGGTCGGGGCGTAGACGGAATGATCGATGAGTGACGTCAAGGATAACGACGAGAAGAAGCTGAGCCTCGGTGGCTCGCGCCCGACGCTTCAAATGAAGAAGCCGTCCGTGGAAACCGGACAGGTGCGTCAAAGCTTCTCGCATGGCCGGTCGAAGCCGGTTCTCGTCGAGCATAAGCGCAAGCGCATGGTCGAACCCGGCCATGGCACCCCGCCCCCGCGCCGGCCGCTGCCGCGGCGCCGGCGGCACCGCGCCCTGTCGCCCCCGTGGCCCCGGCCGCCAGCGCGCCTGTCGCCAGCAGCGCCCCGGCCCTCAGCACCCCCGCGCCCAGGCCGGCACCCGAGCCGGTTGTGGTCGAGGCGGCACCGTCGCCCGTCGCCGCCGCCCCTGCGGCCGAGACCGAGGCGAACCGCCCGGCACCCCGTGCCGAGGCCGGCCTGCCCCGCATCATCGAGGCCAGCGCGCCCGTGGTGCGTCCCAAGATCCTAGGCGAAGCCCCGGTGCGCCGGCCCGAAGCCGCGGCCACCCCGGCCCCGCAGGCGACCGGTCCCCGGCCCTCGCCCAACCAGGGCGCCCCCGCCACCGTCGTCCGCTCGGGCCAGAACGGCCGCGGCGCCCCGCCGGCCCGCGGCACCCAAACGGCGTCGCCGGTCCGCGGCGCCCAGCCGGCATCGCCGGCTCGCGGTGCCCAACCGGCACCGGCCGGACGCGGGCCGCAGCCCGCTGCCCCCGCGACCCCGCCGCGCCCCAGCGCCCAGGCCCAGACCAAGGGCCGGGTAGTGCTGCGCACCCTGACGGACGAGGAAAAGGCCACCCGCTCGCGCGCCCTGGAGGGGGCCCGCGTCGCCGAGGAACGCGCCCGCCAGCTTGCCGAGATCGACGCCAAGCGCCGCCTGATCGACGATGCCCGCCAGGCCGAGGAACGGGCCGCGGCGGAACGCCGCCAGCAGGAAGAAGAGGCCCGCCGCAAGACCGACGAGGATGCCCGTCGCAAGGCCGAGGCCGAAGCCGCCCGTCGGCTGGAAAGCGAACCCGGCGCGGCCAGCCGCCCGGCCGCCGCCGACGACGACGCCACGACGGCCCGCCCGGCGACCAGCCGCGGCCCCGGCAGCCTGCCGCGCGTGCTCGACGACGAAGATCGCCCACGGCCCAAGCGCCCCGGCACCGGCGGCCCGCTGAAGGTCGCTCCCAAGGCTGCCGCGCCCAAGCCGACGCCCCGCGGCGACGACAAGCGCCGTTCCGGCCGCGTCAACGTGACCGCCGCCCTGGAAGGCGGCGACGAGCGCCAGCGCTCGCTCGCCTCCATGCGCCGCCGGATCGAGCGCGAAAAGCGCCAGATGCGCGGCATGGAGGAGAAGGTCAAGATCGTCCGCGACGTGGTGGTGCCTGAAATCATCACGGTGCAGGAACTGGCCAACCGCATGGCCGAGCGCGGCGCCGACGTGATCAAGCAGTTGATGCGCCTGGGCGTGATGGCGACCATCAACCAGTCGATCGATGCCGACACCGCCGAATTGGTGGTTCAGGAATTCGGCCACCGCTTCAAGCGCGTGTCCGATAGCGACGTCGAAATCGGCCTGGAAGGCGAAGTCGACCACGACGATCACCTGGAGCCGCGTGCCCCGGTGGTGACCGTCATGGGCCACGTCGACCACGGCAAGACCTCGCTGCTCGACGCCCTGCGCTCGACCGACGTGGCCGCCGGCGAAGCGGGTGGCATCACCCAGCACATCGGCGCCTACCAGGTGAAGCTGTCGACCGGCCAGAAGATCACCTTCCTCGACACGCCCGGCCACGAGGCCTTCACCGCCATGCGCGCCCGCGGCGCCAAGGCGACGGATATCGTGGTCCTGGTGGTTGCGGCCGACGACGGCATCATGCCCCAGACGATCGAGGCGATCCGCCATGCCCGGGCGGCCAACGTGCCGATGGTCGTGGCCATCAACAAGATCGACAAGCCCGACGCCAACCCCAACAAGGTGCGCCAGGCCCTGTTGCAGCATGAAGTGATCGTCGAGGAACTGGGCGGCGAGGTCCAGGCGATCGAGGTTTCGGCCAAGAGCCGGGTCGGCCTCGACAAGCTCGAAGAGGCGATCCTGCTCCAGGCCGAAATCCTGGAACTGCGCGCCAATCCCGATCGCGACGCCGCCGGCGTGGTGATCGAGGCCAAGCTGGACCGTGGCCGCGGCCCGGTCGCGACCGTGCTGGTCCAGAAGGGCACGCTGAAGATCGGCGACATCTTCGTGGCCGGCGGCGAGTGGGGCAAGGTTCGCGCCCTGATCGACGACCACGGCAAGCAGCGCCCGTCGGCCGGCCCGTCCGAGCCGGTCGAAGTGCTGGGCCTGACCGGCGCGCCGGCGGCCGGCGACGAGTTCCAGGTGGTCGAGAGCGAAGTCCGCGCCCGCGAGGTCACGGCCTTCCGCCAGCGCCGCACCAAGGAACAGCGCGGCGTCACCGTGGCCCGGGCTTCGCTGGAACAGATGTTCTCGAAGATCAAGGAAGGCCAGGCCAAGGAACTGCCGGTCGTCATCAAGGCCGACGTCCAGGGCTCGCTGGAAGCGATCATCGGCTCGTTGACCAAGATGGGCACCGACGAGGTGGTGGTCCGCATCCTGCACGACGCGGTCGGTGGCATTACCGAGTCCGACGTCACCCTGGCCAAGGCCTCAAGCGCGCCGATCATCGCGTTCAACGTCCGCGCCAACAAGCAGGCGCGCGACATGGCCGACCATGAAGGCGTCGAGATCCGCTACTACTCGATCATCTACGACCTGGTCGACGACATCAAAGCCGCCCTCTCGGGCCTGCTGGCGCCGACGCTCAAGGAAACCTTCCTGGGCAACGCCCAGATCCGCGAGGTCTTCAACATCACGAAGACCGGCAAGGTGGCCGGCTGCCTGGTCACCGAGGGTCTGGTCAAGCGCGGTGCCAAGGTTCGCCTGATCCGCGACAACGTGGTGATCCACGAGGGCACCCTGTCGACCCTGCGCCGCTTCAAGGACGAGGTCAAAGAGGTCAAGGCCGGGTTCGAGTGCGGCATGGCCTTCGAGAACTACGAAGGCATCCAGATCGGCGACGTCATCGAGGCCTTCGAAATCGAGGAAGTCGCGCGTACCCTCTAAAAGTACCGTCCTTCACGTCATCGGGCGGCAGCCACTGCCGCCCGTTTTCGTTTTCACCTGAAAGGACAAGAGATGTCCCGGGATCGGCCTTCTCCCCGCGGCGGCGACAATGCTGCCGACCATCGCGCCGGCAAGCCGGCCGGCCAGCGCCAGTTGCGGGTCGGCGAATTGCTGCGCCATACCCTGGTCGAGCTGTTGCGCCGCGACGTGATCCACGATCCGCACCTGACCGGCGTCGCCATCACCGTGTCCGAGGTCCGGGTCAGCCCCGACCTGAAGAACGCGACCGTGTTCGCCCTGCCCCTGTCGGGCAAGAACACGGCCCAGGTGGTGGGCGCCCTCAATCACGCCGCCAGCTTCATCCGCGGGCAGATTTCCAAGGGCACGGAGCTCAAGTTCACCCCTAAGCTGACCTTCGTCGGCGACGAGTCCTTCGACGAGGCGGACCGCATCCGCGCCCTGCTGTCGGCCCCCCGGGTCAAGCACGACCTGGAGGAAGCCGGCTGGGCCGATGACGAGGACTGAACCGCGCATGAGTATCGAGTCCGTCCGTGCGTTCCTGGCCGCCAAGGCCCCCGATATCGAGATCCTGGAAACCCTGGAAAGTTCGGCGACCGTGCCCCTGGCCGCCGCCGCCCACGGTGTGGCACCGGGCCAGATCGCCAAGACCCTGTCCCTGCGCCTGGGCGAGCAGGTGGTGCTGGTCGTCGCCCGCGGCGATGCCCGCCTGGACAACAAGAAATCCAAGGCTGCCTTCGGCGCCAAGCCGCGCATGCTCGACGCCCAGGAAGTGGCGGCCCTGACCGGCCATCCGGTGGGCGGCGTCTGCCCCTTCGGCCTGGCCACGCCGCTGCCGGTCTATTGCGACATCTCGCTCAAAGCCTTCGACGAGGTGGTGCCCGCCGCCGGCTCGACCAACAGCGCCCTGCGCATCAATCCCGACCGGCTGGCCGACCTGGTCGAGGCCAAATGGGTCGATGTCTGCCAGGACATCGGCTGAGGCATGGCCGGCAAACGCAGCAAACGCATCGTCAACGGCTGGGTCATCCTGGACAAGCCCCTGGGGCCGACCTCGACCCAGGCCCTGGGCAAGGTCCGCTGGGCCTTGAATGCGGCCAAGGGCGGCCATGGCGGCACCCTCGACCCGCTCGCCTCCGGCATTCTGCCGCTGGCCTTCGGCGAGGCGACCAAGGCCCTGCCCTATGTCGTCGACGCCACCAAGACCTATCGCTTCACCGTCCGCTTCGGCGTGGAAACCACCACGCTGGATGCCGAAGGCACGGTCACCCGGACCAGCGACCAGCGGCCCGAGACCGCGGCGATCGAGGCCGCACTGCCGGCCTTCCACGGCCTGATCGAGCAGGTCCCGCCGGCCTTTTCGGCCATCAAGGTGGATGGCGAGCGCGCCTACGACCTGGCCCGGGCCGGCGAGGCGGTCGAACTGGCCGCCCGCCCGGTCGAAATCCTGGGCCTGCGCATGCTCGACCGGCCCGATGCCGACCATGCCACCTTCGAGGTCGATTGCGGCAAGGGGACCTATGTCCGCTCGCTGGCGCGCGACATTTCGGCGGCGCTGGGCACGGTCGGCCATGTGGTGATGCTGCGGCGGACCCGGGTCGGGCCATTCGGCGAGGACATGGCGGTGAGCCTGGAGCGGGTCACGAATCTTGTGGAAAACGAGGGCGTTTTACTTCATACATCGCCCCCTGACGGCATTCTGCTGCCCGTCGTGACTGCGCTGGCCGACATCCCGGCGCTAGCCGTGACGGACGAAGACGCCCGAGCTCTGAAGGAGGGCCGGTCGATCGGAATGCCGGGCACCGTGCATCAGCGTGGTGAAGACAGCGTGGTTCGCCTGATGGCGCCACGCGGCCTCATCGCGTTGGGGCGGGTCGACGGCCCGCTTGTTCGCCCGGTGCGCGTTTTCAACCTTGATTGAGGAGATCCTCGATGTCGATTGCTGCAGAGCGCAAAGTCGCTCTTGTCAAAGAGTACGCCACCCACGAGGGCGACACCGGTTCGCCGGAAGTACAGGTCGCGGTCCTGACGGAACGCATCGTCAACCTCACGGAACATTTCAAGGCCCACAAGAAGGACAACCACTCGCGTCGTGGCCTTCTGATGATGGTGTCCCAGCGCCGCAGCCTGCTCGACTACCTCAAGCGCAAGGACGCCAAGCGCTATGAGGCACTGATCGGTCGCCTGGGCCTGCGTAAGTAACGATTTCGGGCGGACGATGCGTAACGCGCTCCGCCCAACGGCCAAACGGGGCCCGGACAGGACACCGCTCTTTTAAGCAGCGGTGGCCCGGTCCGGGCCCTTCGCTCATTCGGGGGGATGCCCGGAACATGCCGCGCGGGGCCTTTGTGGCCCGGGCGCGGTTCACCGGGTGCGCCGGCCAAGGCCGCCACCCACATGAAGGCGCGGGCGGCAGGGCCGTTCGCGAAGGGGGCCGGCGCAAGGGCGCAGGGCTCCTTGGAAGGAAGACAAATGTTCACCATTCACCGCAAGGAACTGACCTGGGGTGGCCGCAAGCTGGTCCTGGAGACCGGCCGCATCGCGCGCCAGGCTGACGGCGCCGTGCTCGTCCAATATGGCGACACCACCGTGCTGGTCACCGCTGTCGGCGCCAAGAGCCAGAAGCCCGGGATCGATTTCTTCCCGCTGACCGTCAACTACCAGGAAAAGGCCTATGCCGCGGGCAAGATCCCGGCGGCTTCTTCAAGCGCGAAGGCCGGCCGACCGAGAAGGAGACCCTGGTCTCCCGCCTGATCGACCGCCCGATCCGCCCGCTCTTCGTCGAGGGCTTCCGCAACGAGACCCAGGTCGTCGCCACCGTGCTGTGCCACGACCTCGAGAACGATCCCGACATCGTCGCCATGATCGGCGCCTCGGCCGCCCTGACCATTTCGGGCCTGCCGTTCCTGGGCCCGATCGGCGGTGCCCGCGTGGGTTACATCAACGGCGAATACGTCCTCAACCCGACGCTCGAGGAAATCGAGAAGACCGATCTCGACCTGGTGGTCGCCGGTACGGGCGACGCCGTGCTGATGGTCGAGTCCGAGGCCAAGCAGCTCTCGGAAGAGATCATGCTGGGCGCCGTGATGTTCGGCCACCGCGAGATGCAGCCGGTGATCCAGGCGATCATCGAGCTGGCCGAAGCCGCCGCCAAGGAGCCCTGGGCCCTGCCGGAGGCGCCCGACGAGGCGGCCCTGGTCGCCAAGCTCAAGGACATCGCCGAGGCCGACCTGCGCGCCGCCTATGGCGTGCGCGAGAAGCAGGTGCGCTACGAGCAGGTGGGCGCGGCCAAGAAGAAGGCCGTCGCCGCCCTGGCCGAGGCAGGCTTCGACGCCGCCCGCGCCACCGAACAGTTCAAGGCGCTGGAATCGGAAATCGTCCGGGGTAACATCCTCGATCACGGCAGCCGCATCGACGGCCGCGACCTGGTGACCGTGCGCCCGATCCTGGCCGAGGTGGGCGTGCTGCCCCGCGCCCATGGCTCGGCCCTGTTCACCCGCGGCGAGACCCAGGCCCTGGTCGTGGCGACGCTCGGCACCGGCGACGACGAGCAGATGATCGATGCCCTCGAGGGCACCTATCACGAACACTTCATGCTGCACTACAACTTCCCTCCCTACTCGGTGGGCGAAGTCGGCCGCATGGGCGCCACCGGCCGCCGCGAAGTCGGCCACGGCAAGCTGGCCTGGCGCGCCGTGCGCCCGGTCCTGCCGCCGAAGGACACCTTCCCCTACACCCTGCGCATCGTCTCGGAGATCACCGAGTCCAACGGTTCGTCGTCGATGGCGACGGTCTGCGGCTCCTCGCTCGCCCTGATGGACGCGGCCGTGCCGCTGTCGACCCCGGTCGCCGGCATCGCCATGGGCCTGATCAAGGAAGGCGAGCGCTTTGCCGTCCTGTCGGACATCCTGGGTGACGAGGATCACCTGGGCGACATGGACTTCAAGGTGGCGGGTTCGGAAAACGGCGTCACCTCGCTGCAGATGGACATCAAGATCACCGGCATCACCGAGGAGATCATGAAGGTCGCACTCACCCAGGCCAAGGCCGGGCGTCTGCACATCCTGGGCGAAATGGCCAAGGCGCTGACCGGTGCGCGCACCGAGGTCAACGAGTTCGCCCCGCGGATCGAGACCATCACGATCCCCAAGGACAAGATCCGCGAAGTGATCGGCACCGGCGGCAAGGTGATCCGCGAGATCGTCGAGAAGACCGGCGCCAAGGTGAACATCGAGGACGACGGCACGATCAAGATCGCCGCCTCCGAGGCCAAGGCCATCGAAGCCGCGATCAAGTGGATCAACGGCATCGTCGCCGAGGCCAAGGTCGGCGAAGTCTATGACGGCAAGGTCGTGAAGGTCGTCGACTTCGGCGCCTTCGTGAACTTCATCGGTGCCAAGGACGGCCTCGTCCACATCTCGGAACTGGCGCCCAAGCGCGTCGCCAAGGTGTCGGACGTGGTCAACGAGGGCGACGCCGTGAAGGTGAAGGTGCTGGGCATCGACGAGCGCGGCAAGATCCGCCTCTCCATGAAGGTCGTCGACCAGCAGACCGGCGCCGACATCAGCGCCCAGAAGGGCGAGGCGGAAGCCTCGTAGTTCTTCAGGCTCCACAATCGAAGGGCGGCCCTCAGGCCGCCCTTTTTGTTTGTGCCGCAGGCCTCGCACACCGCGAACCCTTCCCGCTAGACGAACACGCACGTATACACTTATAAGATGTTTTCATCAGGGATCGGGCAGGGGACAGGCATGCAGGATGGTTTCTCGGACGTCTTCACGTTTTCGATGCGTCAGATATCGCGCGTGGAGGTCATCGCCGCTGCCTTGTTGCAGGCGCTGACCAGTGCCGTCACGGTCGGCGTCGCCTGGGCCGTGCTGACCTACCAGGTCTCGCTGGTCGGCCGTCCGGAGCTCGACGTTACGTTGGCCTCCCTGCCCTTCAGCTTTCTCGCCGGCATGGCGATGATCGCGCTGTTCTCGCGCCTCAATGGCCGCCTCTTCGGTCGCCCGTTTCCCGCCGGGGTGCTCGGCAGCGCGTGGCGTTACTTCAAGGCGATCTTCGCCCTCATGCTGTTGATACTGGCCCTCACGGTGCCGATCGGGGTCATCGTCGTGGTGGCGTGGAA is a window of Oleomonas cavernae DNA encoding:
- the rpsO gene encoding 30S ribosomal protein S15, which encodes MSIAAERKVALVKEYATHEGDTGSPEVQVAVLTERIVNLTEHFKAHKKDNHSRRGLLMMVSQRRSLLDYLKRKDAKRYEALIGRLGLRK
- the pnp gene encoding polyribonucleotide nucleotidyltransferase — protein: MWRHHRAGHRCRRQEPEARDRFLPADRQLPGKGLCRGQDPGGFFKREGRPTEKETLVSRLIDRPIRPLFVEGFRNETQVVATVLCHDLENDPDIVAMIGASAALTISGLPFLGPIGGARVGYINGEYVLNPTLEEIEKTDLDLVVAGTGDAVLMVESEAKQLSEEIMLGAVMFGHREMQPVIQAIIELAEAAAKEPWALPEAPDEAALVAKLKDIAEADLRAAYGVREKQVRYEQVGAAKKKAVAALAEAGFDAARATEQFKALESEIVRGNILDHGSRIDGRDLVTVRPILAEVGVLPRAHGSALFTRGETQALVVATLGTGDDEQMIDALEGTYHEHFMLHYNFPPYSVGEVGRMGATGRREVGHGKLAWRAVRPVLPPKDTFPYTLRIVSEITESNGSSSMATVCGSSLALMDAAVPLSTPVAGIAMGLIKEGERFAVLSDILGDEDHLGDMDFKVAGSENGVTSLQMDIKITGITEEIMKVALTQAKAGRLHILGEMAKALTGARTEVNEFAPRIETITIPKDKIREVIGTGGKVIREIVEKTGAKVNIEDDGTIKIAASEAKAIEAAIKWINGIVAEAKVGEVYDGKVVKVVDFGAFVNFIGAKDGLVHISELAPKRVAKVSDVVNEGDAVKVKVLGIDERGKIRLSMKVVDQQTGADISAQKGEAEAS
- the truB gene encoding tRNA pseudouridine(55) synthase TruB, whose protein sequence is MAGKRSKRIVNGWVILDKPLGPTSTQALGKVRWALNAAKGGHGGTLDPLASGILPLAFGEATKALPYVVDATKTYRFTVRFGVETTTLDAEGTVTRTSDQRPETAAIEAALPAFHGLIEQVPPAFSAIKVDGERAYDLARAGEAVELAARPVEILGLRMLDRPDADHATFEVDCGKGTYVRSLARDISAALGTVGHVVMLRRTRVGPFGEDMAVSLERVTNLVENEGVLLHTSPPDGILLPVVTALADIPALAVTDEDARALKEGRSIGMPGTVHQRGEDSVVRLMAPRGLIALGRVDGPLVRPVRVFNLD